AATGAAATCCTTCAATATACTTGTTGATATGCTATCTGATCTTTTAAGATCACAGGGTTGTTGGCAACTTGGGAATTCACcggagaaaatattaaaaaaaatgacagatAGAGTTTTTGAAGAATGAAGAAAGGGTTATTGAGTATGAGTTAGGTTTCTCTCATGAGATTGGTAACCCATGCaccaattaattattaacaCGCAATaatgtttcattttctttccacaAAAGTATAGTTCtaatcttcttctcttttttttgcaaCAACGGATTTTTCAgttacaatttgtttttgctatAAAGTTAATGGAAATTTTGTTGCTAattcttaatatattatttttaaaataaaatttatttattattttttagcaacAAAAAATCCTAATATTAAAACCCTTCAGTCTTCACTCTTCAGTCTTTACTCCTTCTCTTTCACCGAACAAACCCCCTATCCCCTTCTCTAATTAACCAACTGGGCACCGGCAACCACAAAAGTGGCGACGAGAATCTCCACAAAAGCGGTCACGATCCAGTCTTCACTCCTTCTTTTTCTCCGAACAAATCCCTAATCCCCTTCTCTAATTAACCAACCAGGTACTGGCAACCATAAAAGTGACGACGAGGATCTCCACAAAAGTGGTCACGATCAGGGTCCAGTCTTCACTCCTTCTCTTTCCTCACTCCAGTCTTCACTCTAGAGTCCAGTCATCAATGCTCATGGTCGCAACTTCCTTTTCATCAACAGCGAAGATGATTTCCTCAACAGCTCATAGCTTCAGGCTTCCTCTTCAATCTTCATCAACAGCGGCACACCAACAACGATCTCCTTTCTTTCCCATCATCAACAGCCGATGACTTCCTCTTCATCAATAACAGCAGCCGTTCAGCCTTCATCATCAACGGCTCTTCACCGTAAGTTGATTTTGCCTTCATTATCATCACTACAGTAGTTGATTTTGCCCTGTAAATCATAATTGTATATTTCCCTATAATAGATTCTGATTTTGCCCTGTTACCTTGTAATTATTAATTACAATTTTGATTTTGCCCAATCTTGTAATTTGTATAGTTATAATGTTGAATGGAATTGAATGGAATTGATTGGGTGAAAATTGGATTGAAAATTGTTGAATTGGACTGAATTAAATGCCATTTCAGTATATATCTTGACTGAATTAATTGgactgaattgaattgaattaatcggactgaattgaattgaattaatcgGGTGAAAATTGGACTGAAAACTGTTGAATTAGACTGAATTGAATGTCATTTCAGTATTATAGgactgaattgaattgaattaatgagGTGAAAATTGGACTGAAAATTGTTAAATTAGACTGAATTAAATGCAATTTCAGTATTATAAgactgaattgaattgaattaatgatTTTAGGATTCCATTTTAGTATTAtagttttttgaattgttatgtATAACAAAAAGTTAATTACaaacataaaatgaattttttgttaatgtattttaaaatttcttataattttatgatccTAGTTTGTATTGTATTTTCTGTGTCATGTCaaaatcacgattttaacaaccaTGATAATGacccctctttttttattttctttttttagcagtGTGCATTATGGGAACTTGGGTGGGAACTTGGGTTACAATCCCCTACAATAATCCTATAATAGAGACTCATACTCCAACTTTAATGAAGCGACAATACATAATGCTAGATTTATAGTCAACACTTTAACAAGTACAAGGATGGAAAAGGCAGTTTTCCGACCTCGTATGCTCGTACAGTGATGGGTCACCAGCGGGACCTATCCAGTTTGTGTGTTTTCCCTTTCCACCTACCACCACGTTCATGAGCAACCACCCTCATATGATCTAACCCCCGCATGTGACTGTTTTCTTATTTACCTACTCAACTATATTGAAGTTTGGGTGCAGACTCTCACAAAGAAATggtggcatttttttttttttaagatattaccctctctttatatatatagaaggacGCCCTCGCtcgtcccccccccccccacccctaATGAATAAAATTCCATCACTTGCATTTTAAGCTACGATCGATGCCGCCGCAGCAATGTCTTAGACCTTCAGGAGTTGTAACTTGCTAAAAAAAGCAATAGCAATCCAATCCAACTCCACAGGTGACCACCTCACATTATTGATCGCCGCCATTGATCCATACCACATTTCAGGTTCCACTTGGCTATTAGCGCCAGCACCGCTGTATTCTGGTCGCACTCCAGCCTTGCTAACCACTTCCCATAGCAAAGCCCTTGAATCATCACCTACCGAGCATATCTGCCTTCCGGTGCATGGAGACCAAGATATAGCATTCACACTTGCCTTATGCTTACATAGCTCCATTAAAGGAGCTGTAGGAAAGCGAATGTCCAGAATAACAATCTTATTACTGTCCATGCCAACTGTGGCTATAAATCTCGGGTCTCTTTTGTTCCACTCTAGCCTTAGCAAAGGACAGTCTTGCattgtattttcataaattattgttGATCTGTCTTTGTTCCTTAGATCGAAAACTCTAACCGAGCCATCACCCGACACTGATGCGAAAATATTGAATGCACCCCATGAAATATCAAACACTTCTTTATCATGTGCAACTAATTGAGCGTCTATAACTTCCTTCTCTATGTCCCAAATCACACAAGTGGTATCGACACTAGAAGTGGCCACACGATGAACATCGAAATCAGCCCAGTCAAATGAAGTTATGGCAGAACTGAATTCACTACTCTTATTGCCATTAAGGAGAGACTTCAACTCGATTCGGTCATCATGAATTTGCCATATGCGCAAGTAGTCTCCGGAGGTGGCGATGATATCGGGATTTGCAGCATCCTCGGAGGGGAAGAACATGAGGTTTGTAGGTGAATAAGGGTGGTCGAAGATTAGGCGGCTATTAGTGGTGAAATCAGAAGTGTCGCGGTTGAATTGAACAATTTCCACCTTGTTGCTATAGTCTTCAAGGAAACTTCCTATGGCAAGACGTGATTTTTTGTCCTGTCGAACCGACCAGGCTAGTGAATATATAGGCCACTGAGCTATGTAAGTGTAGATGCCTGGTCTTTTCTCTGAAGAGCTTTGCATGGTTGCTTTGATCTATTATTGAGAATACGAAAGCGAGCCTCTCCGATCCAATCTCTCTgcatgatatttaaataaataaataacagtaAGTTCATATCTTTGTTCTCTACAAATAAGTTACTCATATTATAGGAAAGCATGATAGAAGACGGGTTTTCGTTTTCACTCAGGCAAACTGGTGAGTACTTCTCAATACTGATACATATGTATACCTCTGATACAAAGTATACCTCTGATATGATCAGGATAAAGCTAACACTAACATCATTTGATACAAGTTATTAATTAACTGATAATATGAAGTTAATCTAGCTAGTATTAGGTTAATGAGATAGAACTCTTGATATCCTAAGCAAGTCATGAGTTCCTTGCACCGTGAGTTTGCTAAATGTATAGAGGTCTTAGCAGGCTGCAGTTCCATTGAGACAGGAGGTTGCTTACTTGGCATAACATAGGAGAATTTCATGAACAACATTGACACGCACATACCCAATAATACCATAAAGATTCTCCAGAAAAACCAAACAATAAAGAATGCTCGCTTAATTtagtgaaaacaataacataCTGAGGCATGAAATACTTTGAAAGTAAAATTGACTAGAGATCCTTTAGTTTTTGCTAGGGGACTGATGAGAttgcgatatatatatatatagttcctGTTTCCCCCATTTTTTAAATACTGAGTATTAATGCCCGAGCAtaaacatacacacacacacacacacacacacacacgatttAAGTTATATCTGATAGAAATGTGTGTCAAATAGTTTTTCAAAGGAATCaccaaaagttttaattttaagatgCGAAGTGAagtcagaaaagaaaagagattatAACAAAGTGAATCCGTACACTAAATGGAGGGTCTTTTCTGAAGATTTACTCTCAAGCATCAAATACAAGATGGCATGAGAAGGCCTGGTTCTTGGCTAGTAGTTCGCTGGCCATATTCTTACCTCAATAAATATTTCGTTTCTGATATATTGTTTACATAATCAGTGGAAACTTTGTAACCATGCAAAAGCATACAACACGTTAGAGAAGTTATAGTAAAAAACAACACCTACACTACAAAAACGTGTTCAACTCCCAAACACTAAAAGAAATGCAAAAGATTTTGTTATTCTCACCTTATTTCCTCCGAAACGTATGCGACTtgatcaattttctttcttctctttattaTCAGTGTTGCACCGCACTCCAGAAAAGTTATTTCTGACCGGGAAGAatgaaaagaacagaaaagatgaaacaaaaataggaaaaaaatatttatagcgaaacacacaaacacacacacacacacacacacacacacacacacacacacacacacacatatatacaaagaaaatcaaaagcataTATTAAGACAAAGTTGCATGTTTTCCTTTGCATCGCAGTCTCAGCTGCTACTACGAGATAAAGAGAAACTTACAGCACTCAAGATCAGCAAAGAGGATCTGCTTGTGCACAAGAAGAGGGGGGAGGATCGAAGAAGTGGAGTTGATGTGTGTATTTTGCACAGAAGCTTGCTAGGGACGGTGGAAGTTCAGACTTGAGAAGcaaacaattattatttaaattatatgggAAGGTAAGGTAAACCTAATGGTCAAGTATTCACGAGGACAATGCGTCTATGGTTGGTTCACTTTACTTCAGGATAAGGTTGCACGTTTTAACGAactactttcttttcttttcttcttttgttgtaGGTGTGAGAGGCTTTCAAGAATCTGAATGTTTCCATATATAAACACGAAGGTTATACAACTTAAGAAACACTTGCAACTGTCTCCTGGGAATTGTTCCTATTGATAAGAAAATTATGGTTTGATTCCATTCCAAGTTTCTGTTTCAGGTTTCAGTttgaattttgttaattaataattaatttcttaacacAATGGCATTATTCACGTCCAACTAACTGTACGTAGTTACAGATATGTTTTCAATCTTAGCTCCtagaattctattttttttaattaatagcacaattcaaaaaaagtttttaaattgtattatcaaatatgttgaaaatgttgtagtacataatttttttttaatatattttttatttaaaaaatattaaaaaaattatgacttacatcagtgtattaaaataatttaaaaatattaaaaaatatttatattttaataaaaaacaggtTAAAATTCACTATCAAATACCTCAAAATATAACgcaatctaataatttttttttaacaaaatgttCATGTTATCCTATTAAAAACAGcacataattttttgatattgtatTGTTCCCAACAGCATGACctcaataataaaaacacatatatatatatatatatatatatatatatatatatatatatatatatatagttgtgaAAGTTAATGTTGcactatatattaataataacacaaCCTTGCTTCACAtgacaaatgaatgaaaattaatGTTGTCGGTAACATTGATAACATTCATTTGTCTAAAATCTGTACATCAAACCCACAatgtttttatacattttaaaaacaaaccaaTGTTGATTATAAATCTGGTAACTCAAGACAAGATTTCGACCAAATTTTATAATCAAGCAACTAAAAACTTTACCTGATTAGATATAAATACTAATCATGACTCATTTAACCTGGTCAACCCAGTactttaatttgatttcaacccaacaattaactataaaatatacaaaaaaatttgaaaaatgttgatttattatttcattaaaacaaCTTAATAGGACCGAGGAAAAATGTtttaattcttcttttctttttacatatCTCATAGTTAAAATATTGAGATTGGATGGAGTTAAGtggattaattaatcaaattctaaacaaattaaatttttaattaatttaattttaaatttcattcggATTAAGTCTTGAGTCGTCATTgtcatcaaaaatatatatatatatatatatatatatatatatatattcaatattgtttggttttaaaattatataaaaaaatttgtgagtTGAATGCCCGAAATTTGGACATTAATTTGTCTTGTGAAAGTTGCGCACTATTACCAATAATGCAaccttcatcattttttttttcatttttgagattatattattaatttggaacagcataatcaaaaaaaaaaaaattaagttgtctTGTTTTCAACCGCACAATCTATTGGGTTACATTGTTCTCATCAATGCaactcctattttttttaaaacaattttttttgaattgtgcTTAGTTTATCAAAAAAACTTGTTGAATGGTGatattttccaaaaataaattctagCTTGATTGAACACATCAACGTGGAAAGAAATTCGTAATTGTCTTGTCCTCGAAAGAAGCTCACATACAATCTGATTTTACATGCTAAAATCTATTATCATCTaacaatgtttttgttttttattgtttatttatttatttatttattttattctttaatattaatgtaattaaaaattaatcttcataatttattttaatttttttttataaaattattatgattttataaatcaGGTCACGggtttgtaa
The Populus nigra chromosome 3, ddPopNigr1.1, whole genome shotgun sequence genome window above contains:
- the LOC133688727 gene encoding WD repeat-containing protein LWD1-like, translating into MQSSSEKRPGIYTYIAQWPIYSLAWSVRQDKKSRLAIGSFLEDYSNKVEIVQFNRDTSDFTTNSRLIFDHPYSPTNLMFFPSEDAANPDIIATSGDYLRIWQIHDDRIELKSLLNGNKSSEFSSAITSFDWADFDVHRVATSSVDTTCVIWDIEKEVIDAQLVAHDKEVFDISWGAFNIFASVSGDGSVRVFDLRNKDRSTIIYENTMQDCPLLRLEWNKRDPRFIATVGMDSNKIVILDIRFPTAPLMELCKHKASVNAISWSPCTGRQICSVGDDSRALLWEVVSKAGVRPEYSGAGANSQVEPEMWYGSMAAINNVRWSPVELDWIAIAFFSKLQLLKV